Genomic window (Helianthus annuus cultivar XRQ/B chromosome 3, HanXRQr2.0-SUNRISE, whole genome shotgun sequence):
taagatcgaatcgataaagaactggcctacgcctaagacccccactgaagttcgccaattcttgggtttggcgggctactaccgcagattcattcagggattctcaaagattgcacaacctctcacaacactcactcagaaaggcgtcgcctacaagtggaatacagcacaggaatctgcctttcagaggcttaaggataacctctgtagcgctcctattctctcgttacctgaaggcactgacgactttgtggtttactgcgatgcgtctattcatgggctcggttgcgtgctaatgcaacgcgagaaagtcattgcctatgcctctcgacaactcaagacgcatgagaagaactacacgacgcacgacttggaactaggagcagtggtttttgctcttaagatatggagacattacctgtacggtaccaagtgcactatttacaccgatcataggagtctcgagcatatctttaggcaaaaggaattgaacatgcgacagcgtcgatgggtcgaactcttgaatgactacgaatgcgccatcaagtatcatccgggcaaggccaatgtcgtggcagacgccctcagtcgaaaggacaccgtaccaaagcgcgtgcgagcactgcaacttaccatccagtctaacctccctacccagattcgaaatgctcaagttgaagcattgaagccggaaaacatcagggctgagtctctgcgaggatcgagacagcaactagaacagaaagaagaaggtgcttactatgtaacaggacgcatttgggttcctctctttggaggtttacgtgaactcgtgatggacgaagcccacaagtcccgctactcagtacatcctggttcggacaagatgtaccatgatttaaagactacatactggtggcctggtatgaaggcccacatagcgacatacgtcagcaaatgtttgacttgcgcgagagtcaagacagaataccagaagccagcaggtctactccaacaaccagaaattccgaaatggaaatgggagcaaatttccatggattttgttacagggctacctagatctcaacgcggaaatgatgctatttgggtaatagtggatcgactaaccaagtccgcgcactttctggctattaaggaaacagacaagttttctaccttggcggagatttacttaaaggaagtagtttcgaggcacggagtgccaacctcaattatttccgaccgagacgctcgatttacttcggaactgtggcaagctatgcacaaatgctttggctcacgtttggatatgagcactgcttatcacccgcaaacggatggacagtccgaacgtaccatccaaactctagaagacatgcttagagcgtgtgtgatcgactttggcaagaattgggagaagcatctaccgttagtagagttctcatacaacaacagctaccacactagtattcaggcagcaccttttgaggcattgtacggtcgtaaatgccggtcacctctctgctgggcagaaatcggtgatagtcaaatcacgggcccagagatggtggtagatacaacggaaaagattgcccagatcagacaacgcatggcggcagctcgtgaccgtcagaagagctacgctgataagcgtaggaaaccgttggaattccaggtcggtgaccgggttctacttaaagtctcaccctggaagggtgtggttcgctttggcaaacggggcaagcttaatccgcgatatatcggaccattcgaaattaccgagaagatcggtaaggttgcttatagattgaacctgcctgaagaactgagtgcggtacacaacgtttttcatgtatccaacctgaagaagtgtttgtcggatgaaacacttgtgattccttttaaggaactaacgattgatgaacagctacactttactgaggaaccgattgagatcacggatcgagagatcaaaatcctcaaacgtagccagatacctcttgtacgagttcgttggaactcgcgacgtggcccagagtatacctgggagcgggaagaccagatgaagcacaaatatccccagctgttccctaacgaaaatcccagcactgaagctacgaacgaatttcgggacgaaattccaaactaacggggggatgatgtgacaccccgttgaaacgttttcacttacactagcttgacagtggctgccttaactttcgggacgaaagttcctaaaacgtggggataatgtgacacctcggatctttccggataacctttcgatgtaacaaacgtgtacgtaatcgactaacagtaaaaatatatgaaaaactatttgttattatgtgttatgtgccgatttacttatgtgtacgtatatatatatataagtgttatatatatgtgaaccaaacccgagacccgactcgagaccacggtctcgagtgaacagtgaagcacttgggccggttaaggccttgtaaccgagaaacccaacccggaaaccccctagcccaactcggtgcactatataaacccaaccccacctcccttaatcattttacacactctcttctcacactctcctctcatcttcttcactaaaccctaaaaccctaaatttctagcaaccaaaatcatctccccattccttcatatctctcggatcaagtgagctatcaacaaggaagatcggacaaaccaagagaccacccgaacaccccttttctctcaaccccgagtaaccggttagtgtttttatgttcatggttattgatgattgctatggttttatgcttgttgatgtgattagaggttttagtatgaatattaggcttgtatgttcataattatGCTAAGGAAGGTGATGTTTTGTTGATCATAGTTTTGGGTTATCCAATATATGTTAAGGGGTTGGTTAGAATTGCATGTTCTTAGGATTTGATTGTTAACAAGTATGATTTCTATGTTAGGATAGGTGTTATAATCCTTGTCAAGAAATGATACACGGTTTTATAAGCTTCCTGTTTGGATTCGGGTTTATTTATAGTTCATGATTTCTTGATTAAAGGTTTGGAGTTTTATTGAATgaatgaagaacagtttgaatgtgtATAATAGTTTGAAAATGCTGATTTTGATCCAAATTGGTGCACAAATCGaccaacaaacatgttttagtggaaatagtacaacatttacataaaaatgcaatttcattggatagtacaagtctgcaggttctagaagggattgccatgcacgttatcacggttgcgagtcgcaacctttggttgctactcgaaaccacgcataaccagtcgaaacctcccagttgcgagtcgcaatcagcacgcatcaaacctggttgcgagtcgcaaccacacctgctaagtcgcaatctccagttacgagtcgtaaccaaagcgtgacggaccgagaccgcagttgcgagtcgcaacctcggttgcgagtcgcaaccaccttagtttcgactgggccgttttatgttattgggccttgactgtttgtcttgttgttttgggcttcgACTGTTGGGCCTCCTGTTGACTGGATTTCATGTATACATGTTACTGTTTGTATTGCTGCCTGTTAACTGCTTGTATACGTGTATACTaaacgtgtttacttgtacccgacttgacccatacttggtaaccatgctaggacgtggtgaccaacatacttaaccaagtaacgtatcattccgagcaacccaaggtgagttcacaacttaaaagcatgcgtcccggtggtttgggacacgagactaaaacaaccctatccccttgtaaaggggataccgtctacactccttccctagttattgggaaacaacttactttatcttcccttgtattgggaaacctttttagttaattactgtttatacggattgcaactaacggcactaaacgcaactctatcactcaagtccctactacataataccgattagtcgccggtgccaggcgaacgggttattagttgatagcgctatttaggtcttaccagcctcacaccgtgccatggtatgggatcggtcgtgaactaatgtactcaggcatccgtcaatgatgatagaacattgacatcggggcatcctgcggaaacgcattcggttacttagtgttcggtattggaaaaacagtttagtcgctaacttttggggtagctccccatggcatgtataaacggataaattaactggtgaaacgagtttttggtaattaaaactggacaactagtgaactcactcagcattattgttgacccctttactgcatgctttgcaggtggccagtgactggagcagctacttgggatgcgtagtggtcgtctgcccgtgtgttgggcctttattatgcttaccttatgaacactgtttaaaaactatttaattatgcttccgctacttgttactgtttaaactttaaaacctttaaactctgaacttgatatttgctaatcgtatggttagtaagtattactttaatattaaccaatgcttagtataattggtggctggatcctggtcagtcacgcccccgaagcgggtgttatccgcgggtggattttgggggtgtgacaaagtttTTACAAAGTTTTCCTAAGTTTTTTCAACTTAGATAGTTTTCTATCTATAATTCccctatatgtgtgtgtatatatatatagcaagAGGATCTTAAGAAAACTATTTAGatatgagaaaactaaaaaaatttgaaaaaatacaCCAATATTTTTAAACATATTTTGACTGTAAGTAACATttgtaagattttttttttttgaaaaaaaaataaattagtaTTGCAGATGTGCAACGTATGTTATGTTTCATATGCAATTTAGCATTAGAGTTTAAGTTTTCAGTTTAGTTAAATttttagggttaggtttttttgagGTGTTTAGGTTTAGTTATTAGGTGGAGGGGGTCTTAAGTTTTTTTGAGGGTTGGGATGGGGTTAGGTTTTTAGGGGTTTAAGTTTGGGGTttggtttttagtttttttttcttttcttctttttttttgggggggggggggggggttgggtggGTTGCTGGCGCATAGGGGTTCAAATTTTCCGTagtgttacatatgtgtaatactatttttttttgtattttaaaaataTAGATTTACAGCCAAAAGatattaaaaaaattgttgtGTTTTTTAAGTTTTTCTTTTGTGATTTTTTGTTTTTGAGTTTTCTCATTATTTATCCCCTATATATATTATATTGTGTGGAATTAaattattactttttatttttttcaaatatTTGGCTTTATATATTTAAAGGGTTGGTGAGTTTTGGATTTTGTGAGGGAACATCCATACCACAACAACACCAACGACAGGCTTTCTTTTCACTACAATTGGTAATACACAAACAACGAATAACATATTAAAATTTTTGCATATTACATTATAGCCTAGTAACATCTTAGGATAAAATAAAGCTTAGAGACCATTAGGTTCTGAGTTTGATTCTAATAGGGGTGTTATCAGATTTATTGAATTTTTTCCTAAATTAGTGTATatgcattattgcctagtggagatatATGATTCCATTGTTGACACGATTATAGTTTAGTGGTCCGTCAATAATACAAATTTGTCGTTCAAGAAAAAGATATTAAATTTCTTGGTCTCATCTATATCATAAGCTTTAATTATCGAATACAATGCAACATATAATATCCGTTCAGTTGCAACTTTTTTGgacttttttaatattttagtaGAAAGGATATGTAAAAAAGCTGTTTTTAACATCAAAGAATGTATtaatttacttttatatattatttaaatttCAGAGCTTTACATTCTGATACCAGCACTTTTCTATTGCAAGTTGTATTTTACCACTATAAATATCGGACAGAAAACTCCAGTTGAACACAAATCCAATCTAGAGATGGCTCGTATAAACTTTTATGAGTACATTGTTTTCATTCTATTTTCCCTCCTTATCTTGCACACTTTTTCCATAATTGCTCACTCAGAAAAACTAGATGAGAAGAAACCATGCAAGAGATTTGTGTTATATTACCATGACATCCTCTTCAATGGCACCAATGCCGCTAATGCCACATCAGCAGCTGTCGCGAAACCTACGAAGCTTGGGAACTACAAACATGGGATGCTTGTGGTCTTTGATGATCCCATTACTAAAGATAACCACCTCCTATCTCCCCCTGTGGCTCGGGCGCAAGGATTTTACTTCTATGATATGAAGACCGAGTATAATGCTTGGTTTTCATATACTTTGATTTTCAATTCCACAGAACATAAAGGAACAATTAACATTATGGGTGCAGACATGATGGGTGAGGAAACAAGGGATCTTTCAGTTGTTGGTGGCACTGGAGATTTCTTTATGACTCGAGGGATTGCTACATTTCGTACGGATGTTGCACAAGGTGCTTACTATTTTCGACTTGAAATGGATATCAAGTTGTATGAATGTTATTGAATAAGGTTGTGTGTGTTGAGTTATAAGGTTGATGTTATGAATACATCAATTATAATGACTCCACATGTTTAACTCCTATTAATTACTCTTGTATTAATGTAAGGGCCTATAAATAGAGCCATTCTATCTCATGTTGAAATGTTATCAAAAAAACCATTATCTCATTTTGTTCTTCTCTCTATATTGCTAATAGGTTATAGTTGTTTTATAACATGTTATCGACGTTTTCCTCTTAAAGTTAAAGAGTCTCAATCACTTAAAATAATCCATACCGTAAATCATATATTTTTGGGTAAGAAGAggatttatattattattattattattattattattattatattgtcaaataaataaaattatgattTATCAGGCTAAATGGTTATCTCTTTTATTATCCAATATAATTAGAAGTTAAATAGTAACGACTTTGAGgtgtattatatatttaaattgtGTTGCTCATGTAATAAAAAAATGAAGCTGGTTCTACTCAAAAATGGTTACCGAGTATTCATAAAGtcgtattttttttaaataaaattgtcTGGTTCTTTATGTTGTAGGCCAATTAAAACGGTTCTCTTGTAAACTATCTTTACAAGAAACAAGAGCAATCTGATAAAAACCCCGATTCACACCGCTAAAGATGTCGCCGCTAATTCTGGCCGCTATTGATCAAAATGTTGCCGCTAATATACCCCTTGTCGCCGCTAATGCTCTTGCCGGATAATTTGTAGGAAAGATCGTCGGATTTATACAACACATTTCTAGATTACATAAAATGTCGAACTAATGAATTGTTTATCAAAAACTCGAACCAAGGTTTCTCATATCCTCTAATAAATTGTTTGAACTAATAAATTTCAAGATTACATAACTTTTCATCCAAATCTCATATCAAAAAAAGGATTCTACCTAAAATTACACTATGTGTTTTCTAAATAATAAAGCAAAACTGACCGGAGCTTGAGCTTGTCGACGTTATGGTGGTGCTCGACGAAGCTTGTTGGCGGTACGGTACAGTGGTGGTTGACGGagcttgatggtggtggtggtagtgtagcttgacagtggtggtggtggaatcgattttttttttttaattctgttCCATTCTAGTTCGTACCCTAACCGATTCCTATCCGGTTCCTACCGTTAAACGCAGTGGAAGCGATTTTTGACCCTTTCAAACGGCTATATACTGGTTGGGATTGATTTTTGACAGTTAGAAATTGATTTCTAGTCTAAAATCAACTATAAATAGTGGTGGGCTCTATTGGTTGATTACCCAAATCAAAAACGCTTGAACACATTCAAAAGCGCAAAAAATATGCTCGGTTCACTCTCGTTTCACACATTTAACATTTGACGCTTTCTTCTACACTTTCTTGGGCGACTCCACATGATTTACCGGAATCATACATTAAAACTTATGACTGCGATTGCATTTGATAGTTTTCCGTCTCACATTACGGAAATAACTTATTTAAAATTATAACTTATTTGAAATTattgataatacaatacaaacATATGGtttacaaaataaaatattttcaataTCGTTCGATAATGCCTCGAATAACCGCGACCATtgaaaaaattaaattaaaatatagaCCGATTTGTGAAGGCATTTTTCCCATACTCGTGTGTTGAGCATATTATTAATTTAGTAGTGCAAACCGGGCTAgaaaataaacatgttagtcacaatataaaatgtttttgattTGCGTTACACGATATTTTTAAACGTGGAAAGGAAAGATATCAAGATTATATAGCCCATTG
Coding sequences:
- the LOC110930404 gene encoding dirigent protein 6-like, with the translated sequence MARINFYEYIVFILFSLLILHTFSIIAHSEKLDEKKPCKRFVLYYHDILFNGTNAANATSAAVAKPTKLGNYKHGMLVVFDDPITKDNHLLSPPVARAQGFYFYDMKTEYNAWFSYTLIFNSTEHKGTINIMGADMMGEETRDLSVVGGTGDFFMTRGIATFRTDVAQGAYYFRLEMDIKLYECY